A segment of the Malaclemys terrapin pileata isolate rMalTer1 chromosome 1, rMalTer1.hap1, whole genome shotgun sequence genome:
GAAAGTTTCACTGTATTGTCTGTAGTGTATGGAAAGCACAGTAGAGCAGACAGGCCCTACCCAACAAGAAGAATTCCAtaggcagtgtagacacagtggAATGTTGGTTTGCGGGAAGCTGCTCTAACCCATTCCAATCATTAGTTTCTTGCCATTCATTCCCTTCCCAGTGATAGGGGATGCTGCAACCACCAGTGCCAAACAGTTAAGAATGTTTTCAGTTAATTTCAGTTTTTACCATGTAGATATGCAGTTTGAGATGCCAAATAACAAAATAGGCTGCTTTTAACAGAGGATGTACAATACCACCTTAGCTTCTGATGTCTTTCACTATGAACTCTCAGAAAATTGACATATAATTAGACTTGTGAGCTCTGTTTCACACTATTAAGCAAGCAGGTTTCCTTCCAAAGAGGAAGCACAATTAATTTTGAGATACTGTAATTTTATTATGGGCCCAAATTAAATAAGTGTAGCCCTGTGTTTTGGTAGATTATGCACATTACTAGTCTCATAAATCAGTACCTACAATGTAGTGTTACGTATTTTACTTATTGATTTTGTAGCTTTAAAGTTGCAAATGCAGCGTTCAGTATGTTAGTAGAATTCATTGAATGCTGTGTAATTGCCTCTAAAGACAGAGTTGGACTGTtttttgggtacgtctatacttacctccgggtccggcggtaagcaatcgatcttctgggatcgatcccggaagtgctcgccgtcgacaccggtagtcctgctccgcgagaggagtacgcggagtcgacggggaagcctgcctgccgcgtgtggacccgcattaagttcgaactaagatagttcaacttcagctacgttatccATCAATTTagcgtgtcttcactagacccgctaactCGACACCCGCTGCTTCAATTGCAGCAGTGCTGATCTacgggtaagtgtagacatggccttagaaccAGATTCTCTTGTCCATTAAGGCTGCTTTTTGCTACTCCAGCAATACAAAAAAGCGGTCTGGTCTACCCTTAAATTTCAGGTCAACACAGCTGAGTgcaataatccacacccctggcaCCATAATTACGCAGACCTAATCCCTGGcatagatgcagctaggttgacgGACGACTGCTTCCATCAGCGTAGCTACCAACACTCAGGGGTGACAACGACagaaaaacctcttccatttcCATAGGCTGTGCATACACTCTGGGGTTATGCTAGCAGAGCTACACTCTGTAGCTCTGCTACTATAGTccttgtagtatagacatggccagCCTTAAGACCTTCTAGTGTAGGGTGCCCTCTGTGTAGGGGAATCCTCTTGTGGCATTGGTCTGCTGTAGGGTTTCCTATACAACCTGTCTCCCATCCCTTGGTGTGGGAACTGTGTCTAGGAAGAAGGGGAGTCTCCAAGGTGTCTATACATTCTAGCAATCCCTGGCTGTCAGAATGGTCTCTTGGGTCCATGGGCAGCCAGCTGTAAAGCAGGGCAGCTGTCAGTATAGCTGGACCAGACCAGAAGATCTGCCCTTAATGTGATGTGAAATGTTGGTTATTGTAACGCTTTATGTAGCAAGTAGTAGAAAGAGCTCTCGTACTATTTCTACAATCTTCAAGCAAATTCAGTTTGAGAAGTTTATTACTTTGACAGCATACACCTAATGTACTGTATTTCCTCTGAAAATATATTATACCTATATGAAATTTGATTGTACATCTGATTAATTATATTAGTTCATGAAACATCTTTAAATCAAATTTTGCATCAAGACAAGCAAAACAGGGTTACATTGAGTTCCAGACCTAAACCTAGAGAACAGGTTTTGATTATTTCTTCCACCACTAAACAAATTAGTAGTTGCATGCATTTGTTTGCTAGACGATGTTCAATACTGTGAAATCAACTATAGGAAAAGGTTTTGGATTATTTGATGTTTGTTTACTGCTACCAGTACTCCACTTAAATATGAGATCGAATAATGGGAGAGAAGAGGATAAAAGCATTTAAAGAGAGAAATTAGCATATGCTGTGTTTGTGATGCATATGAAAATGAATCCACCCACCCAGACCATTATGCCTGCAAGGAGTCTTATTGGCCTCAATGAGACTTCCACAGACATAAATGGATCTACAAACATGGATCCTTAGGAGACCGGGCCTCAGCTTTCAGTGAGGCAGGCATTCAGAACGTAGAAGAAGCAGTGAGTTCAGTGAAAGATGGGGCCTAGTCACCCAACAGATAGATTAAGGAACAGTGTGAATGAACACTAACAGCGTGTTGGGACCACTGAATTGGTGAGGTTAAAAGAATCACAAAGAGGGCTTTTCAAGGCAGGGCCAGCCCTTGACCAAATGGAGCCCCAGGCAAGGACTGTCTTCGGTGCCCCCAccttccatttgttaaacttctgaataccttattttttattgcatttgtagcccattttaCAACTCTGATGCATGATTTAGCCCTCACATATAAGACGATAAAtatgcatgctaggatctgtaaatctgtatttattcatgatAACAACAAAAATGGCACCCCGGGCAATCGCCTGCCCCCAAATCCGGCCCTATTCAAGGCTCTTTATTGGCTCCAAAGTTTGCTGGGAAAATTTATGGTGGTCTTTTTAAGAGAGCGTAGCTTAAATATAGCAAAAATGTGTTGGATTTGGTTAGAATTGATGAATATGGTAATCTGACATctagagacaaggcgggtgaggtgatatcttttattggaccaacttctgttggtggctattagggagacaagcttttgaagtACTCGGAGTTCTTCCTCAGATTAAGGAACAGTGTGAATGAAGAGCTGAGGAAGAGCTCcgagtagctcaaaagcttgtctctctaatatccatcaacagaagttggtccaataaaagatattacctcgcctgcctcttctctctaatatcctggaactgacacggctacaacaacactgcgtaCAATCTGACATCTAATTAGTCACTAGAAACCCATTGTGAGACAATGAGATTTACATCAAATTTGACACTTAAAATGTTTACTTAAAGTGAAGGCTTCTTACAGGAGCTAAATTTGGTGCTTTGCAAGTTATGATATAGTGGAGTTTGTAATGCTACATATTTTACCAAAAGactgaaaataaatttaattagACATTAAAGTTCTTTTCCATTAATCTTTGTTAATTTTTTCTGCCTATATGGCTAGAAGAATGTCATTGAAAACACAGGTgattaagtagcacttgctatTTTCACAATAACTTCAACAGTAAACATAGAGACATATtaaaccagggattggcaacctttggcacgcagctcaccagggtaagccccctggcgggccaggctgctttgtttacctgctgcatccgcaggttcggccgatcgcgactccTACTGGCAGTGGTTCGCCATCTCAGGCAAATGGGGCTgccgctgcttcccaccacccccattggcctgggacggcgaaccgcggccagtgggagccgctatcggccaaacctgcggacgcggcaggtaaacaaaccggcccggcccgccagggggcttaccctggcgagccacgtgccaaaggttaccgatcccAGTATTAAACTATAGGtatgacattttgtttaaatttttacaGTAAACACAATGTGCCTGTTTGCtagaagtgtttttgtttttttttttttttttttttttcttgacagaTTTATAAAGGGCCTGACTGGTCATTCCGGTATTCAGGCCTCCAGCTGAACTGTGAATATCGTTTTCGTGTGTGTGCCATTCGACAGTGCCAAGAAACAGTAGGTCATCAGGACCTGATAGGCCCCTACAGTACCACAGTACTATTCATCTCTCAGAGAACTGAACCACCAACCAGCACCAACAAAGACACTGTGGAAATCTCAAGGACACAACAGACACTAAGTGATGAACAGTGTGCTGCTGTCATCCTTGTGCTCTTTGCTACCTTTTCCATTCTGATTGCCTTTATCATTCAGTACTTCGTAATAAAGTGAGAAAAACCATTTTCTTTTAGAATGCTGCCCATTACATTTTACATTCTCATAttctaaaaatatttctgttctcttgCTTTTACAAAAACAGGCATTTAGCATCAGCATTGGGACTGTAGCACATCTTTTCAGCCACTTAAAATGCTTATTAAGTAGACGCTGGCACAGATTATAGAATGCAAGCCacagaaatatttcctttaacATGCCTTCTTGCAGTACAAACTTTATATAAGGCAAGCAATGTATCATTATAAGGTTATGACCAATAAGCAGGAGCGTAATAATGGTAACCTGGTCCACATTTTTAAGGATTAGTACCTTAAGGGGGAGATGGGGAAATgagtaaaatgtatttaaaagttaCACTAACAAACTTGTGCTGTATAAAATGTTAGTCTGATGCTGTGAAAGCAATCTAGCGCTGTATTTCTACCTCCTCATTTCTCTTAATTATTTGGGAAGCAGGATTATGATGAAAATAGAAGGGGCTTTTCTCAGGCAGTAAACTGGATGGAAGTGAATGCATGAAAGAAGATTCTTATCGAAATGTAGAGTTTTCCACTGCAAGTATACATTTTGTAAGACTAAAAAGATATGGCACAAATGGTTTATCTTGGCCCCGATATGTTTACTCATAAAAATGCCTCTTTAGCTTCCTACAgacatggaagagagagagcttttttGATCTAACACTATAAAGAAGTaagttaaaaatcatttttgaaataAGACCTTTATTTGATTGGGTGCTGTTTATATAGATATATGTGCCCTCTATTGATAATGTGTATAAATTTTCTTGGATAACCATAATTTTTGCTGTTACCCCTACATTCACTTGCCGTGGCCACCGGAATGAAGCACTGCCTTTGTTCTTTGGGGCACCAAATCGGGCAAAGGGGGGAGTGTAATAATTTGCACCAGAAAACTTCAACCTTCTTTTTCCTGAGAACCTAACGTTTAATGTAATGTCTCTTTGGATACTGTACCAAAATGTTGATTGCATGTAGTTAATGTTGCATTAGAGCACTTTGCAATTGCATAATTCATCGATGTTTTGTGAGCTTGCATTTGTGAGTTCTTGAATGACCAGACTTAACTTTATCAAGTAGCCCGTGGAACATCTTGCCAGATGTCAATGACTGCCAGTTACATAAAGCTTGTAGTGAAACTATCTTAAAAAAATTCTTGTCTCATCACACTTACAATTATCTGTTATCCATTTTGTAATTAGCTttaatttatttcagttacaaGATAGTGGATCACTAATGACTTCTACTTGTGTTGGATTTAGCATTTTTAATGGTATTAAGCACTTCTGTCagtcttaaaataataataaaaagaacctCTGTCTTGTGTTTTGAAGATCTCTGAAGAATTTCTCTTATATTAGAACGGGCATGTATTGTAATTGTTTCTACGTCCAATGATCTGTGCTGTAGAATAATGTTgttgagttttgttttaaaaaagaaatggataAGAACTTGGCCCTCAAGTGGTAAGAATGATCTGTCTTTAAAATGTACTGtatgtttacattttattttaaatttgtcacTTTTATGTAGAGGCTAATATCTTCCCACAAAATACAGTGACAGCAGATATTTTCTAGAACCTTCTTAAAGTGCCATGTTCGGCAGTACAAATGAGATTGAGTGTAATAGCCCAGAGATTTCTATATGGTTGAATGTCTAAAATGGTAAGATTTGTCACTCCAGTTAAACTGCAGTGGCTTATGTTTTTCATAGTAAAATTCAAATGAACTCCTATTTTTGATAGTAAATGTCATTTAATAGTGTATTTGCCATTTGAACCTCAGTGCAgattactgcagtgaagacagttTTTAATGTAATCTTAATTTTACCTCATATACTGTACATTCCAAAAAAACTCTAAACTTTTTAAAACGTTATAGATACAGTACCAAACATATCACTTTAAACTTGTATAATGTTGGACTTCATAcagattaaaaatgtataatcTCATAGAAATATACACAAACTATGTAGCAAAAGTATCTTTAAAATGTGTGGAAAATAAAAGTATTCTTTTTCCATGTTTGTTAATTGATCTTTGGATATAACTGAACTATTCCTGGACTTCCCCACTTTTCTGGCAGACAGACATAGTTTTTAATGAGACAACAATTCATGTAAAATAGTATTCTCCTCCTTTTGCCAGGTTTTAAGAATTCTGTCTATTTTATGACAAGATGAGTGTGACCAGACACTGTCTCAGACATCAGTCTGATAGGGAGATTAGGCAAATTCCTCATTGCTATACTAAGTGCCTTTCTTAAAACTTAGCTTTGCTCTCCTGTAAATTATTTTTCCTTAGTGCTTTCATAACCATATTGTTTTGTTAGTGAAGCAAGGAATGGGTATTAAATGTAAACGCTGATTTGAAAATCACAATTTCATTGAACAATATTCCATAGTTCCTAAATATTGCGTGTAGCCTACTTTATGCAGTACAAGAAGTTAGTGCAAGAAGACTAAGAAGCAGTGATTTAAAATAGCCCTTACAGTACAAAAAGCTAATTCTTGCCCAGCAGAAAATTATCTATTTTTCCACATGATCCATTCATACAAGctcttttaaatctatttttgtcATAGGGAACTGCTGCCCgtttaggcaaaacttccacagGGAATTTTGTGAGAGTAAGGTCAAAGCAGGGACTGCAACTTTTAACCGGATATTTCAGATTCTGAAATGAAGTTGTGTCTAGACCAGCGCAACATTGTGACCGCATCCAAAATTCAAGGTTTTGGCTGAAAGGAGAAAATCAGTGGTTTCCATTCCGTTTGTTTTGAGATTTGTTGGAACGTGATGTTCAATTCATGCTGAGTTTAAAAGAAAGAACGAAAAACTCTACCTTAAAAGCCAGGGTTCAGTTCGGTTTTTAAAGCACAACTGCCCAGGGCTGACTAGTACTTTTCCTCTTAAGCCCAGGCGGGGCGCTGATTCCTGACTCGACGGAGCTCTTTAAAGCAAAAACTGCTGGCGACAGGTGCACGCTTGGGGCTGTCCTGGCTTTCGCGGTCACTTCCCAGCAGTGAGAAATGGGCTTCCGCTGTGCTGGGGCCAGTCATTAGATTAGACTTTGAAAAACGTCCGCTCTGAAGCAGGAGCCATATAAGCTCCGCGGGGAGCGGACGGGACAGTGGCGCCGAGCTCAGCCCGACCCACGCCTCGGAGCGGCGGCAGCTCCTAGCTCTGCCCCCGGCCGCAGAGGAACAGTCCGAGCGGAggctcctgctgcccctgcctcgcCGGAGCGGGGCCCAGCCCTGGCAGCGGGGCGCTCGCTGCCCACCATGGGCTGCGGCCAGGGCGCCTCTCTCCCAGCTCCTCCGGGCGGCGCGcccgagccccagccccagccccgggcttAGCCGCGGCGGCCGGCGCCATGGGGGGCGGCTGCGAGAACAGCAGCGCGCTGAGGGTGGAGGGCGAGGCGTGGGCGGGGTCCCCGTGCGACGAgcgcctctgcagctccctgccgctgCCCGCGCTCATCCCGGTCACCGCCGTGTGCCTCGGCCTCTTCgtggtgggggtggcggggaacgTGCTGACCGTGCTGATCCTGCGGCGCTGCCGGGAGCTGAAGACCACCACCAACCTGTACCTGGGCAGCATGGCCGTGTCCGACCTGCTCATCCTGCTGGGGCTGCCCTTCGACCTCTACCGCCTCTGGCGCTCCCGGCCCTGGATCTTTGGCCAGCTGCTCTGCCGCCTCTCCTACTACCTGAGCGAGGCCTGCACCTACTGCACCATCCTGCACATCACGGCGCTCACCGTGGAGCGCTACCTGGCCATCTGCTTCCCGCTCAAGGCCAAGGTGGTGATCACCAAGCGCCGGGTCAAAGCGGTGATCGGGGCCCTGTGGGCCTTCGCCCTGCTCTCGGCCGGGCCCTTCTTCTTCCTGGTGGGCGTGGAGCAGCGGGACAACCAGACCGACTTCAGCCGCGAGTGCCGGCTCACGCCGCTGGCCACCGAGTCCGGCCTGCTGGGCATCATGTTGTGGGTCACCACCAGTTACTTCATCCTGCCCGTCCTCTGCCTCAACGTGCTCTACGGCCTCATCGGCAGGGCGCTGTGGAGGAGCAAGGTCCGGCCCCAGGGCCCCAACGCAgccctcagggagaaggggcacagACAGACCATCAGGATCCTGGGTGAGTCCCAGGGAATCAGCCCCTTCCCTCACTCCATCCCCAGGTACCGCCCAGCTCCCCCTAGGCTGGGCTCAATCAGCCGTGTACAGACCAAGGCAACCTGgcaccctccccacagcccacTTGTGCAGGGTGGCTCCAGGGTGAACTGCAGAGTGAAAAGGACTGAGAACCTCATAGGGCACAATTCGGCCAGTGTCTGCACCCCACCGATTGCAGCAGGGATGTGTCTGAGAGCAGGGACATCAGAGGTGGAAAAATCCCTTAGGTCAAACTGCTCAGTAGGGCCTGGTGACCTCTGACCTCAGCAAGCCACCACTGGTCCCTATAGATGTATTCGGCCAATGTCTAGCAGTAGGTGAGGTTCATGCTCTCTCCAAAGCTTTGTTCAGTTTAAAATTACTCTAATAATGAGGCTTCTGCCTCTTCCCTGTGGAGATTTTTTCCCTTGCCTAATAGGTTTCCCTGTTAGCAGATTTTTCTGGTGTACTTGCTAAATCTTGCTTTCATACATTTGCGTGCACCATAGTCGTCAGCACTGCTTTGGAGGGGCCACCCCCCAAATGCACTTGGTTataatattaaattttaaataatatttgggATATCTACTACCTAAAATACTTCCTAACAGCTAACTAACTTCACTAACTTTATCTATGTAGCACCACTGAAATTCAGCCGTTTCAGAGGTGGATAACCAGGATGGCAGCAAAGGAATGGAGAATTTGGGGTCAGGTGCATGTTTATGAAAAAGGCTAACAAATCATGATGGGCCCATGCAGCAAAGAAGACTTGTGATGAaaccctggctccattgaagtcaatggtgatattcccattgacttcaatggtactGATTTTCATTCCTTAACTTCTAAGGCTTCAACTAACACACCGATTTTGTATCAGACAGCTACATGAGAAATACAAAGGGCTGAACGGACCCTGCCAGTATTTGAACATGTGGCTCCCAGCTGTCTATGTATTTAGAAAATATTGATTAGACCACAAAGCCATGCTTGCAGGAATGCATAACATTTATTTGCAAGCAGAGGAGATACTAAAATACTCTGTGATAACTGTGATATAAGTGCTTAGAGAAAAATGTATACAATAGATTTTAGActttgcccttttgaaattgATTTCTCATTAACAAGATCTTGTTAAACAATTCAGTTATTTACATGCATTGACACAGTTAGTTTTAGGTTCTTAACAGCTATAGAGTTGAATTAACATTGCCAGTGTTAATTTTTGTAATATATTGGCTAATTTTAAAAGATTCCAGTTGTTGATTGAGCATCATTTATACATTATGGGGCCAATGTTTTTCAGAAGGTTTTTCTGCCTCGGTTGCCATATGTAAAGCTCTTTCAACAAGAGAGAAACTGACTACATACAGAGCGCTGTCAGTTGCACAAAGCAAAGAAATTAAAACCACTAGAGAAAAATAGGTGTTTGCCAACTTCTTTCAGGTGTAGTAAACTTAGATATTTCTTTTAACTAGAGTAGGACCAAGTTTTCTGACAGAAATGTGAATTTCAAGTTGATAGTGTCTTTTGACATATGGGTCAAACTGATCCTTGGTTATTCCTTTGAAACTAGTGGAATTATGCAAGGGATGAATTTGGACCATTAAACTTTTTCTATAGTTGACTAGCCATATGTTGTTATCTTTTGAAAAGTCACAAGTAATACAAAGGAATTGTATGTGTTTCCTGAACTTgtaaatagaaataattaaaaataatgcacACGGTAGATTACAGTAAGAGCCCAGTAGAGAGAACACATTAACTATACAGTGCGTTACAACAGGCATAACAGTACAGCCCTTTTCAACATATCTATGTTAAAGAATAAATTGATGACAAGAAAAGATTTGCTGTGCACTTTTACAAAAACTCTCCTCATTCTGGTTTTCCTCTTAGTTTTCAGACTATATAAATGAAGTTGAAAATGTTACataaattcatttttattgtgtttgCTATTACAGGGAAGATACAATAGTTTACAATTTCATATTCACTAAAGTATGTACTTTTCCCCCTGTTTAAATAATCTCTAGGAATTTTGCTGGAGAGATTCCCAATTACCTTATTTTGTTCTGAAAAGTAGTTAATGGATGTGATGCTGTTCCCATTTTCTTACACCAATATAACTTCATTACTTCACTGGTATTTCTCCTGATCTACATTAGTGTAAGAAGAGAAagtaatgagagcagaatcagacttATAATATATTCTATGTTTTGGTACCTAGACATTCAGAATGTTAGTGGTTTAATGAGTCTGAATCCTGACCCTtaactattttgtgtgtgttgttttgtcTTACAGCTGTGGTGGTTCTGGCGTTTATAATTTGCTGGTTGCCATTCCATGTGGGCAGGATCATATTTATAAACACTCAGGATACCAGCATGATGCTTTTCTCCCAGTACTTTAATATATTCGCTTTGCAGCTTTTCTATCTGAGCGCATCCATCAACCCAATCCTCTACAACCTCATTTCAAAGAAATACAGGGCAGCTGTCTACAAACTCCTGCTCCCACGCAGATCTGGAGAAAGGGCTTTCAGTGCTACCCGAGATACTGGTGGCTACACTGAGACCAGCACTAGCATAAAAAAAGAGTACATAACCCCCTTCTGAGACTGCTTCATGGATGGACTTCTAGAGAGATAATCTATAAAGGAAGGGCAGTTAATTCTAGCAGTATAGTCATAAAAGactagatttttgttttgctatttGTGGAGTTTTATAattctttgtattttttcttaATACTTGTATTGTTCTGTTAATAGAGAAAATGAATAGGCAACTTAGAACTGTGAGACTGGCATAGAACTAGTGAaaggcaacaaaatagcaaaggGCAAGGTGATGTCAATTACCTAGAAACCCCATTGTTAACTTATTACATGTCAATCAGTAAAAACTGCTATGTAAAAGTGTGTGAGAGACAGTGCCAAATATTAAGGTTGTTCTGTTTGGGTTTGCTAGCCAAGGAACCTCCAAGAGCGcctttgcccttttgaaattgATTTCTCATTAACAAGATCTTACAAActataagaatcatagaatatcagggttggaagggacctcaggaggtcatctagtccaatcccctgctcaaaaaaggaccaattcccaactaaatcatcccagccagggctttatcaagcctgaccttaaaaacctctaaggaaggagattccaccacctccctaggtaacccattccagtgcttcaccaccctcctagtgaaaaagtttttcctaatatccaacctaaatctcccccactgcaacttgagaccattggtccttgttctgtcatctggtaccattgagaacagtctagatccatcctctttggaatcccctttcaggtagttgaaagcagctatcaaatcccccctcattcttctctcctgcagactaaacaatcccagttccctcagcctcacctcataagtcatgtgc
Coding sequences within it:
- the MLNR gene encoding motilin receptor, encoding MGGGCENSSALRVEGEAWAGSPCDERLCSSLPLPALIPVTAVCLGLFVVGVAGNVLTVLILRRCRELKTTTNLYLGSMAVSDLLILLGLPFDLYRLWRSRPWIFGQLLCRLSYYLSEACTYCTILHITALTVERYLAICFPLKAKVVITKRRVKAVIGALWAFALLSAGPFFFLVGVEQRDNQTDFSRECRLTPLATESGLLGIMLWVTTSYFILPVLCLNVLYGLIGRALWRSKVRPQGPNAALREKGHRQTIRILAVVVLAFIICWLPFHVGRIIFINTQDTSMMLFSQYFNIFALQLFYLSASINPILYNLISKKYRAAVYKLLLPRRSGERAFSATRDTGGYTETSTSIKKEYITPF